A genomic stretch from Aedes albopictus strain Foshan chromosome 2, AalbF5, whole genome shotgun sequence includes:
- the LOC115262067 gene encoding zinc finger protein 184 isoform X2, whose protein sequence is MHKTITTLKCRLCQEQQEVMIPIYDSTTAMTGQRSIPDMVSAFVGSEVERYDRLPKSICQMCHDQLVESHQFSLACRRARLELEQPQTTSDQRCLVCHDSVNEEATQENASACQRWGMSMNDMIQRLSGTVKRIKNLPIHPLVCESCLQKMDCAYVFKNRCLKSEANWLQKVSHPWERMEVDKNDPDQLVIELSADIVREQQGDQAGMGHCSVCLLEVDLNTMGKKCNGCLLPFRSVAKKSRIEAAAIEGGVAIESQDNEIETDDPDDVQEEIDSNDPPSENDSNPGESGSDSDDAQAQKDPRYVRVKTLVYRCCIQGCYNNHATEEDLINHYELVHGGSDARKAQKFYCQYCDRPFPNESFLLDHRKHRRIQYRCQIEGCNLTRSSEALILLHCNENPHRPFSHSKWDTLRKNTSIRKNLTPTLDHFEVIGSQDAHTDILKRKSEFCCRCFALFETIEERDAHCRAHGVQKDFPMHCETCGLGQPNKTKLVRHQNMRDQRTHYYCRTCDKMLWLKVSYSRHRGVYHFPKELEQKIGTECNDFIACCGCYETFTTEAAIQAHRKEKHPPTDEPTKAGQFKCDKCQMILKSLKQHDALNKLKLSYVCMVPDCAYRSKYKGRINTHIVANIHHNAEGVKVNPRPPKQPDPYPRKPSNFMCCVCPTHTETEYEKLVEHSQTLHGEKRDHNRKAYQNRKCDFQCPVCLKVFDQRAKLVRHQRRNRTFFCTGCAKSVLNTERLSHKTCAQKVKCELCGKLFVTDQNLRIHLKNLHSGNQEGIRKSVCSVCGKAVLNLKAHMASHENKRSWECNICHARFNLFPVYVMHQRVHDGLRNYACRQGCDKRYKASGDRDRHEKLVHLGIRPFGCDLCESSFVRERDLRLHVQRHTGRKLYPCDQCQAGFDRKTDFEEHVKEHTGQSRVKKEC, encoded by the exons ATGCATAAAACTATTACGACACTCAAGTGTCGCCTTTGCCAAGAACAGCAGGAAGTGATGATACCAATATATGACAGCACTACAGCCATGACAGGACAGCGATCCATTCCCGACATGGTTTCCGCTTTCGTCGGTTCAGAG GTGGAGCGATATGATCGCTTGCCCAAGAGCATCTGCCAAATGTGTCACGACCAGTTGGTAGAGTCTCATCAGTTTTCGCTGGCATGCCGGCGGGCGAGGCTTGAACTGGAGCAGCCACAAACAACATCCGACCAGCGATGCCTTGTATGTCACGATTCAGTCAACGAGGAAGCTACCCAAGAGAACGCTTCGGCCTGCCAGAGATGGGGCATGAGTATGAACGATATGATACAAAGGTTGAGTGGAACGGTGAAACGGATCAAGAACCTACCGATCCACCCTTTGGTTTGCGAGAGCTGTCTGCAGAAAATGGACTGTGCGTACGTGTTCAAGAACCGGTGTCTCAAATCGGAGGCCAACTGGCTCCAGAAGGTGTCCCATCCGTGGGAAAGGATGGAAGTGGACAAAAACGATCCGGACCAGCTGGTTATCGAGCTGTCAGCGGATATTGTCCGGGAGCAGCAGGGCGACCAAGCTGGAATGGGACACTGCTCGGTTTGTCTGTTGGAAGTGGATTTGAACACGATGGGTAAGAAGTGCAACGGATGTTTGCTACCGTTTCGAAGTGTAGCCAAAAAATCACGGATAGAAGCTGCGGCTATTGAAGGTGGAGTGGCAATCGAGTCGCAGGATAACGAAATCGAAACCGACGACCCCGACGACGTTCAAGAGGAAATAGATTCAAACG ATCCTCCATCAGAAAATGATTCGAATCCAGGAGAATCAGGTTCGGACTCCGATGATGCCCAAGCGCAGAAAGACCCTAGATACGTGCGGGTTAAAACCCTGGTTTACAGATGTTGCatacagggttgttacaacaatCACGCGACGGAAGAAGATCTTATTAATCACTACGAATTGGTACACGGTGGAAGTGACGCGAGAAAAGCACAAAAATTCTATTGCCAATACTGTGATAGACCATTTCCAAATGAATCTTTTCTTTTGGATCACCGCAAACATCGCAGAATTCAGTATCGCTGTCAAATCGAGGGTTGTAATTTAACTCGATCTTCCGAAGCATTAATCCTACTGCATTGCAACGAAAATCCGCACAGACCTTTTAGCCACAGCAAATGGGATACGTTGCGAAAAAATACCAGCATACGGAAAAACCTGACTCCAACGTTGGACCATTTTGAAGTGATCGGTTCCCAGGACGCACACACAGACATTTTGAAGCGGAAATCCGAATTTTGCTGCCGATGTTTTGCGTTGTTCGAAACCATAGAAGAACGCGATGCCCACTGTCGGGCCCATGGAGTTCAAAAAGATTTCCCAATGCATTGTGAAACGTGCGGTCTAGGTCAACCGAACAAAACGAAACTGGTCAGACACCAGAACATGAGAGACCAAAGAACACACTACTACTGCCGGACGTGCGACAAAATGCTCTGGTTGAAGGTGAGCTACTCGCGCCACCGGGGAGTGTACCATTTTCCGAAAGAACTGGAACAAAAGATTGGAACCGAGTGCAACGATTTCATCGCCTGCTGTGGTTGTTACGAAACATTCACCACGGAAGCCGCCATACAGGCGCATCGCAAGGAAAAACACCCGCCTACTGATGAGCCGACAAAGGCCGGCCAATTCAAATGCGACAAATGCCAGATGATCCTCAAGAGCTTGAAGCAGCACGATGCTTTGAACAAGCTCAAACTTTCCTACGTGTGCATG GTGCCTGATTGTGCTTACCGGAGCAAGTATAAGGGACGAATAAATACGCACATTGTGGCTAACATCCATCATAATGCCGAAGGCGTTAAAGTAAATCCACGGCCTCCCAAACAACCAGATCCATACCCCCGAAAACCATCCAATTTCATGTGCTGTGTGTGTCCTACGCACACCGAGACCGAGTACGAGAAGCTTGTAGAACACAGCCAAACTCTGCACGGGGAAAAGCGCGATCATAACAGGAAAGCCTATCAAAATCGCAAGTGCGATTTCCAATGTCCCGTTTGCTTGAAGGTGTTCGACCAGAGGGCGAAACTGGTGCGCCATCAGCGAAGAAACAGAACGTTCTTCTGCACTGGTTGTGCCAAATCGGTACTCAATACCGAACGGTTGTCTCATAAAACTTGTGCTCAGAAGGTGAAATGCGAGCTTTGCGGCAAACTATTCGTAACGGATCAAAATCTCAGAATTCATCTAAAAAACTTGCATTCGGGAAACCAAGAAGGAATACGGAAAAGCGTTTGCTCTGTTTGCGGGAAAGCGGTGTTAAATTTAAAGGCTCATATGGCAAGCCATGAAAACAAGCGGTCATGGGAATGCAACATATGTCACGCCCGTTTCAACTTATTTCCAGTATACGTCATGCATCAAAGAGTGCACGATGGCCTGCGGAACTATGCTTGTCGTCAGGGTTGCGACAAGCGGTATAAGGCGTCCGGTGATCGCGATCGTCACGAGAAGCTGGTGCACCTGGGGATTAGGCCGTTTGGGTGCGACCTGTGTGAATCCTCGTTCGTGCGGGAACGGGACCTCCGATTGCACGTGCAGAGACACACGGGGCGAAAACTGTATCCCTGCGATCAATGCCAAGCCGGCTTCGATAGGAAGACAGATTTCGAGGAGCACGTCAAAGAGCACACTGGTCAGAGTAGAGTTAAAAAGGAGTGTTAg
- the LOC115262067 gene encoding zinc finger protein 271 isoform X3 — MHKTITTLKCRLCQEQQEVMIPIYDSTTAMTGQRSIPDMVSAFVGSEVERYDRLPKSICQMCHDQLVESHQFSLACRRARLELEQPQTTSDQRCLVCHDSVNEEATQENASACQRWGMSMNDMIQRLSGTVKRIKNLPIHPLVCESCLQKMDCAYVFKNRCLKSEANWLQKVSHPWERMEVDKNDPDQLVIELSADIVREQQGDQAGMGHCSVCLLEVDLNTMGKKCNGCLLPFRSVAKKSRIEAAAIEGGVAIESQDNEIETDDPDDVQEEIDSNDPPSENDSNPGESGSDSDDAQAQKDPRYVRVKTLVYRCCIQGCYNNHATEEDLINHYELVHGGSDARKAQKFYCQYCDRPFPNESFLLDHRKHRRIQYRCQIEGCNLTRSSEALILLHCNENPHRPFSHSKWDTLRKNTSIRKNLTPTLDHFEVIGSQDAHTDILKRKSEFCCRCFALFETIEERDAHCRAHGVQKDFPMHCETCGLGQPNKTKLVRHQNMRDQRTHYYCRTCDKMLWLKVSYSRHRGVYHFPKELEQKIGTECNDFIACCGCYETFTTEAAIQAHRKEKHPPTDEPTKAGQFKCDKCQMILKSLKQHDALNKLKLSYVCMVPGCAYRSKRKDRINAHILINVHRNAKGSKVYPQPCNKQTPTYMCCICPTHTETEYDKLIEHGRTLHEEKREYNRKTYVNRMFQCPVCLKGFDQRVTLVRHKQRIKRFFCTGCAKWFFNTEMMSHSTCAKPRKVKCELCDKLLSSEKTLESHLKNVHSANREETQRSVCFVCGKMVRNLQFHMSSHENKRSWECNICHARFNSFEVLTLHQRVHNGLRKYGCRHGCDKRYKASGDRDRHEKLVHLGITPFGCDLCESSFVRERDLRLHMRKHTGQKLYPCGQCKAGFNRKMDFEKHVQEHTGQSRVQEEC, encoded by the exons ATGCATAAAACTATTACGACACTCAAGTGTCGCCTTTGCCAAGAACAGCAGGAAGTGATGATACCAATATATGACAGCACTACAGCCATGACAGGACAGCGATCCATTCCCGACATGGTTTCCGCTTTCGTCGGTTCAGAG GTGGAGCGATATGATCGCTTGCCCAAGAGCATCTGCCAAATGTGTCACGACCAGTTGGTAGAGTCTCATCAGTTTTCGCTGGCATGCCGGCGGGCGAGGCTTGAACTGGAGCAGCCACAAACAACATCCGACCAGCGATGCCTTGTATGTCACGATTCAGTCAACGAGGAAGCTACCCAAGAGAACGCTTCGGCCTGCCAGAGATGGGGCATGAGTATGAACGATATGATACAAAGGTTGAGTGGAACGGTGAAACGGATCAAGAACCTACCGATCCACCCTTTGGTTTGCGAGAGCTGTCTGCAGAAAATGGACTGTGCGTACGTGTTCAAGAACCGGTGTCTCAAATCGGAGGCCAACTGGCTCCAGAAGGTGTCCCATCCGTGGGAAAGGATGGAAGTGGACAAAAACGATCCGGACCAGCTGGTTATCGAGCTGTCAGCGGATATTGTCCGGGAGCAGCAGGGCGACCAAGCTGGAATGGGACACTGCTCGGTTTGTCTGTTGGAAGTGGATTTGAACACGATGGGTAAGAAGTGCAACGGATGTTTGCTACCGTTTCGAAGTGTAGCCAAAAAATCACGGATAGAAGCTGCGGCTATTGAAGGTGGAGTGGCAATCGAGTCGCAGGATAACGAAATCGAAACCGACGACCCCGACGACGTTCAAGAGGAAATAGATTCAAACG ATCCTCCATCAGAAAATGATTCGAATCCAGGAGAATCAGGTTCGGACTCCGATGATGCCCAAGCGCAGAAAGACCCTAGATACGTGCGGGTTAAAACCCTGGTTTACAGATGTTGCatacagggttgttacaacaatCACGCGACGGAAGAAGATCTTATTAATCACTACGAATTGGTACACGGTGGAAGTGACGCGAGAAAAGCACAAAAATTCTATTGCCAATACTGTGATAGACCATTTCCAAATGAATCTTTTCTTTTGGATCACCGCAAACATCGCAGAATTCAGTATCGCTGTCAAATCGAGGGTTGTAATTTAACTCGATCTTCCGAAGCATTAATCCTACTGCATTGCAACGAAAATCCGCACAGACCTTTTAGCCACAGCAAATGGGATACGTTGCGAAAAAATACCAGCATACGGAAAAACCTGACTCCAACGTTGGACCATTTTGAAGTGATCGGTTCCCAGGACGCACACACAGACATTTTGAAGCGGAAATCCGAATTTTGCTGCCGATGTTTTGCGTTGTTCGAAACCATAGAAGAACGCGATGCCCACTGTCGGGCCCATGGAGTTCAAAAAGATTTCCCAATGCATTGTGAAACGTGCGGTCTAGGTCAACCGAACAAAACGAAACTGGTCAGACACCAGAACATGAGAGACCAAAGAACACACTACTACTGCCGGACGTGCGACAAAATGCTCTGGTTGAAGGTGAGCTACTCGCGCCACCGGGGAGTGTACCATTTTCCGAAAGAACTGGAACAAAAGATTGGAACCGAGTGCAACGATTTCATCGCCTGCTGTGGTTGTTACGAAACATTCACCACGGAAGCCGCCATACAGGCGCATCGCAAGGAAAAACACCCGCCTACTGATGAGCCGACAAAGGCCGGCCAATTCAAATGCGACAAATGCCAGATGATCCTCAAGAGCTTGAAGCAGCACGATGCTTTGAACAAGCTCAAACTTTCCTACGTGTGCATG GTGCCTGGCTGTGCTTACCGGAGCAAGCGTAAGGACCGAATAAATGCGCACATTTTGATAAACGTTCATCGTAATGCCAAAGGCTCTAAAGTGTATCCACAGCCTTGCAACAAACAAACACCCACTTACATGTGCTGTATTTGCCCTACGCACACCGAGACCGAGTACGACAAGCTTATCGAACACGGTCGAACTCTGCACGAGGAAAAACGCGAATACAACAGGAAAACCTATGTAAATCGCATGTTCCAATGTCCCGTTTGCTTGAAAGGGTTCGACCAGCGGGTGACACTGGTGCGCCATAAGCAACGAATCAAAAGATTCTTCTGCACTGGTTGTGCCAAATGGTTCTTCAATACCGAAATGATGTCCCATAGCACTTGTGCTAAGCCTAGGAAGGTAAAATGCGAGCTTTGCGACAAACTATTATCTTCGGAAAAAACTCTCGAATCTCATCTAAAAAACGTACATTCTGCAAACCGAGAAGAAACGCAGAGAAGCGTTTGCTTTGTGTGCGGGAAGATGGTGAGAAATTTGCAGTTTCATATGTCTAGCCATGAAAATAAGCGATCATGGGAATGCAACATATGCCACGCCCGTTTCAACTCATTTGAAGTACTCACCCTGCATCAGAGAGTGCACAATGGCCTGCGGAAGTACGGTTGTCGTCATGGTTGCGACAAGCGGTACAAGGCGTCCGGTGATCGCGATCGTCACGAGAAGCTGGTGCACCTGGGGATTACGCCGTTCGGGTGCGACCTGTGCGAATCCTCGTTCGTACGGGAACGGGACCTCCGATTGCACATGCGGAAACACACTGGGCAAAAGTTGTATCCCTGCGGTCAATGCAAAGCCGGCTTCAACAGGAAGATGGATTTTGAGAAGCACGTCCAGGAGCACACTGGTCAGAGTAGAGTTCAAGAGGAGTGTTAG
- the LOC109407023 gene encoding putative uncharacterized protein DDB_G0274435, translating into MTIFCRVCRMQIFSQPILLTSNSARHAKPINEMVFECTQILLTKDIRLPQFLCESCLIRLDEAFAFLKLCRESERMFTETIPMAIKLDNKSDPGNGVSYSHSTNAIELTKCFNNSSSEAIKLELEGDDSKAPLEYAATSSTFSDFSALISGGQTASSAQDNKDWLSEARKHRERQRVSTAKRRANMTPDQRKKERERARIRQAQRRALRSEEQVRAQRERDRVRQAMKRARFRQVEMIQQQHQQQQIQQQPPQQELQQRQPQQQQQQPQQHQPQHLTFPLEARINQLMS; encoded by the exons ATGACGATATTCTGCCGAGTATGTCGGATGCAGATATTTTCGCAACCCATCTTGCTGACCAGCAATTCGGCAAGGCATGCAAAACCCATAAACGAAATGGTTTTCGAATGCACACAGATTTTA CTTACCAAAGACATCAGACTACCGCAATTCCTATGCGAGTCTTGTTTGATTCGTTTGGACGAGGCATTCGCGTTCCTCAAACTTTGCCGAGAGTCGGAGAGAATGTTCACCGAAACCATTCCGATGGCAATCAAACTCGATAACAAGTCAGACCCAGGAAATGGTGTATCGTATAGTCATTCTACGAATGCGATTGAATTGACCAAATGTTTCAATAACAGCTCGTCAGAGGCCATAAAGTTAGAGCTCGAAGGCGATGATTCCAAAGCCCCTTTGGAGTATGCAGCCACAAGTTCGACGTTCTCTGATTTCAGCGCCTTGATCAGCGGAGGCCAAACCGCGTCGTCCGCACAAGACAACAAAGACTGGCTGTCGGAAGCTCGTAAACATCGGGAACGACAGCGGGTATCGACGGCAAAACGGCGGGCCAATATGACGCCGGATCAGCGAAAAAAGGAACGCGAAAGGGCACGGATTCGGCAGGCACAAAGGCGAGCTCTGCGCTCCGAAGAACAAGTGCGAGCCCAGCGGGAACGGGATAGAGTGCGGCAAGCGATGAAACGTGCCCGATTCCGCCAAGTGGAGATGATACAACAACAGCACCAGCAACAGCAAATCCAACAACAACCGCCTCAACAGGAGCTACAACAAAGGCAaccacagcagcaacagcaacagccacAGCAGCATCAGCCACAACATCTCACTTTTCCACTTGAAGCCAGAATAAATCAACTTATGAGTTAA